AAACCTTGAATCCTTTGGAAATCGCAGAACAGATTCTAAAAAAAGGAACTGTTCAGTTAACGGCTAACCAGCGAAAAGAAATACAGGAACAAAAGCGAAAGCAAATCGTGTCTTTAATTTCGAAAAACACGATAAATCCTCAAACTGACACTCCCCACCCGCCGAAAAGGATTGAAAACGCTATGGAAGAAGCTAGAATCAGTGTTGATATTTATAAAAGCGCTGAAGAACAAATTCCTAAAATTATTAAGGAATTGAGGAAACTTTTACCCATTAAGTTTGAAAAAAGAGATGTTGCAGTTAAAATTCCCGGAGAATTTGCTGCAAATGCATACCATACACTTCATGAATACGGCGCAACCAAGCAGGAAGAGTGGATGGGCGATGGCTCGCTTGTTCTTGTAATCGAAATTCCAAGTGGTATTGAAAGCGAATTTTACATGCATTTGAACAAACTTACAAAAGGAACTGTTCAAACTAAAGTACTTAAAAGATATGACTAATCATTTTACGGATAGAAACAGGTGAAATAATGGTAGAATTTAGCCACACTAAAAAAATTGGTTCAGCAGGAAGATTTGGATCAAGATACGGTAGAAAAATCAGAGTAAGATTAAGAGACGTTGAAATTAAACAGAAAAAAGAATACAAATGTCCTGTTTGTGCATTCCCTAAATTAAAAAGAGTAGGAACCTCAATCTGGGTATGTGACAAATGCGGTGCAAAAATTGCTGGTGGAGCATACACCCCAGAAACTGGTGCTGGTAAAGTTGTTACAAAAGCTATCAGAAGAGTTATCGAAAGTAAAAGTAGAGAAATCTAATTTAATTATTTTTAAACCATTTATTTTTCATTTTAAGCTTTTTTAGGTGATATTATGGCAGAGTACAGATGTTCCAACTGTGGAAAAATTGTAACTCTTGATGAAATAGGATTAAAAGCTAAATGTCCTCACTGCAGTAACAGAGTTTTGATAAAATTAAGGCCTAAAATAGTTAAAAAAGTTCAGGCAAGATAATGATAATTACTACTTCCAGAAAACCTTCTCAAAGAACCAGAAGCCTTGTAAACGATTTAGCAAGGGTTTTTAATTTTGAAATATTAAACCGGGGAAAAATCCCTCTTTCTGAGCTAATCGAAAATAAGGCCGATATGATAATTGTAGAAGAACTAAAAGGCAACCCTGGAAGACTCAAAATATTTAATTTTG
Above is a genomic segment from Methanococcus maripaludis containing:
- a CDS encoding ribosome assembly factor SBDS translates to MVSLDDAVIARLQSHGEKFEILVDPYLAAKFKEGQPIGISEVLAAEAVYKDSGKGEKVPEDLLLKIFETLNPLEIAEQILKKGTVQLTANQRKEIQEQKRKQIVSLISKNTINPQTDTPHPPKRIENAMEEARISVDIYKSAEEQIPKIIKELRKLLPIKFEKRDVAVKIPGEFAANAYHTLHEYGATKQEEWMGDGSLVLVIEIPSGIESEFYMHLNKLTKGTVQTKVLKRYD
- the rpl37A gene encoding 50S ribosomal protein L37Ae; protein product: MVEFSHTKKIGSAGRFGSRYGRKIRVRLRDVEIKQKKEYKCPVCAFPKLKRVGTSIWVCDKCGAKIAGGAYTPETGAGKVVTKAIRRVIESKSREI
- a CDS encoding DNA-directed RNA polymerase subunit P; protein product: MAEYRCSNCGKIVTLDEIGLKAKCPHCSNRVLIKLRPKIVKKVQAR